CTTCTCAGGCGCTCGGGGTCGTGCAGCCTGCGGCCGCCTGACACGAGTTCAAGGTAGCCGTGCTGCAGGTCAAACGACTTGGACAGCTTTTCGTTGCCTTCTTTTTCGTGGATGTAGAACGGCTTTAGTTTCAGTGGCCAGTCCATGATGAAATAGAATCCCCTGTGCATCTCGCCCAGCTTGCGGAGCGCCGCGTCCGACAGGTCGTCGCCAAACGAGAGCTTTTCACCTTCCTTGACCAGCTCGTCAAGGCACTGCTCGTACGTGAGCCTGTCTATCTTTTTGTTGCTGCCAAACGGGATCTCTTGTACGCCTGCCGCTGCAAGTTCTACCCTGTGGTTCTCGTTAAAGTCGCGGATCACGTTTCCCACCACCTTTTCCACAAGGTCCATCACATCCTCGTAGTCGAGAAACGCCGCCTCGACGTCGATGCTTGTAAACTCGGTCAGGTGCCTGACTGTGTGCGAGTTTTCAGCCCGGAAATAGGGGCCTATCTCAAAAACTCTGTCAAGACCCAGCGTTAACTGTTCCTTGTAAAGCTGCGGGCTCTGGGCCAGGTACGCCTTGCGCTTAAAGTAGTCAAACCCAAAGAGGTTTGCGCCTCCCTCACTTGCGCTCCCGATTATCTTGGGGGTGTTGACTTCGACAAAGCCCTCTCCTCTCAGGGTGTCCCTTACTACCTTGAGGCCCGCAGAGCGCAGGTGGAATATCGCTGCAGTTTTTGGGTTTCTCAGGTCAAGCGCCCTTGCGTCAAGCCTCTTGTCCGGAGCCGACTCTACCCTGCCCGTCGGGTCGATTGGAAGCGGGTGGACCGCTTTTGTAAGTATCGCAAACTCTGCTACCTTGACTTCTACCGGGAAATCCTTGGCCTTGCTCTTTTGCACGGTTCCGGCAATAATAACCGCGCTCTGCCGCGGAGCCTGCACGGCCGCCTGCACGTTGTCGCCTGTCACTATCGCCTGGCAGGCGCCGGTGACGTCACGGATCGTCACAAACGCGAGCTTGCCAATGTCGCGCACGTCCTCTATCCAGCCTCCTATCCTCACCTGCTTGCCTACTAGGTCCTCGCCAAGCTGGCGTGCGTAATGCGTTCTGTGTATGTCAACCATGGCCTTATCTATCTCTGCTCAAACTCTACTAAAAGTTCAATGTTTCTGACGGCCTTGGCTATCTTTCGAACCTTTTCAACATTGATCTTTTGGTTGCTGCTGCTTCTGCCTGCCACCACGGCCTTGGTCAGCTTGTTGCCGTCTGGAAGGTAGAACTGGTTTACCGAGAGCACTCTTGCAGGGTAGAACAGGCTCTCTACAAGCCCGCGCTCTGACGCCTCTGACTCGACGTAGTGCACCTTGTGCCCGAATTCTTTTTCTATCCTTTCTGCAAGCGACGGGTTGGCCCTGACCGACATCACGTCCTGCCCTCTCAGGACAAGGACATAATCATCGTCCACTCTTGCGCCTCTGGCCAGCGTGAACCTGTCGATGTCCTGATTCTTGTTGGCCACCCTTGTTAATGTTACCGCAGCGTCTACATCGTCCTGTGTAATGCTGCCTGCATGCAACTTTTCATCGCATCTGGCGCACAGGACGCCGCTTTTTGCGTCAAAGGGGCAGATAGGAGTCTTCAATGAGGCGGAACTTGCATAATGGCAAGCGCCGGTTATATAACCGCTCGGGGCGCAATGCACCCTTTTGGCAGTCATTGAGATACTGAAAAGTCAAGGGTACAAGGATGAATATCTGCTCGATTAAATATTATGAAGATGTTTGGGCATATTTCTGAGAATTATTGATTCCAAATAAACGATTCTCAAAATACTAAAAACGTTATTAGGATGGGATTGTAATTATTGATTGCCATATGTCATATCAAAAGATCCATCACGATGTTATGAGTCTCGACCCAAAAATCAGGCTAGTCACGATTTGTGACATGGACGGCAAGATCCTATTCTCTGACCATAGGTCAGGTGTACAAAATCTTCTTACGCCAGAAGAGAGCAGAAAATCACTCGATCTGGCTATCAAAGCATGGAAAACGCGCAGCGAGCTTGCACCAAAAATAGGAAAGGGAAAGTACGTATTGGCAGAATACGAAAAAATCAAGCGCATCACAATGCCGCTTGACGATAATCATCTGCTGTACGTGACTACAGAGGTTGATGCCGATCATTCAAAAATAATCGACTCGATAAGCAAGCTCAGAAAGTAGTAAGCGATCTGTTATATTTTTCCAGCTTCAATACCCTCTTATACCGTGTGAGGCGCTTTTACGCTATATGCCCTCTACTGCCGGGGACTCGAACAAGAAACTTGCCGTCAGGGGCCTTTCCGCATACTACCTGACAGAGAGGGGCCCGGTCAAGGCAGTCGACGCAGTCAACTTTGCGCTTTCAGAGAGCGAGTCGCTTGGCATAGTGGGCGAGTCTGCGTGCGGCAAGAGCACGCTTGGGTCCGCGCTCATGCGCTCTATGCAGCCTCCCGGCAAGATTGTAGGGGGAGCAATCGTCCTTGGCGGTGACGATATCGTCAAGATGTCAGACCGCGAATTTGGGAAAAAGGTCCGCTGGAAGAAAATAGCCATGGTTTTCCAGGGTGCCATGAACGCGCTTGACCCCGTCTACACCGTGGGCAGCCAGCTCAAAGAGATTCTGGAAGAGCACGGCTTTGAGGGAGATGTTGACGCCAAGGTTTTAGAGTCGCTAAAGCAGGTGGGTCTGGCGCCCGCAGTTGCATCGCGCTATCCACATGAGCTGTCCGGCGGCATGAAGCAGCGCGTGGTGATTGCGATGGCGCTTTTGCTAGAGCCTGACCTGCTGATTGCAGACGAGCCGACCACCGCGCTTGACGTGCTTGTGCAGTCGCAGATCATTGCGCTATTGAAAAAGCTGCACAGGGAAAAAGGGGTCACGGTGATCCTTATCAGCCACGACCTTGCCCTCGTGTCGCAAGTTGCAGACAAGATAGGGATAATGTACGCCGGCCAGCTGGTCGAGATCGGCTCGACGCAAGACATTTACAAAAACCCCAAGCACCCGTACACTCAGGCGCTGATAGCTGCGGTGCCAAGACTGCATTCGGGCGAGAAAAAGATCCGCTTTATACCCGGCAGCCCGCCCAGCCTGCTTGACCCGCCGGCCGGCTGCAGGTTCTACCCCCGCTGCCCGCACGCAATGGAGGTGTGCAAGCAGGACCCTCCAGAGTTTGAGACAGACACCGGCTATGTCAGATGCTGGCTCTACGACCCAACCTTAAAAAGTATGTCGCACTGAGAGCAGGTGCCCCGCTGTGTCAATCCTGTCATACTTTCCGCTAGGCCAGATGCGCGAAAAGCAGCGCTCCGTGCTTCTGGAGATAGAGTCAGCCCTAAAGTCCGGATACAAGAACATCTTTCTTGAGGCGCCCACCGGCTTTGGCAAGACGCCGGTGGCGATCACGATCGCAAGGTACCTCGGAAGCTCGCACATATGCACCGCTACAAAGGACCTCCAGGCCCAGTACAAGCGCGACTTTCCGTTCATCTTTGAGGTAAAGGGGCGTGCCAATTTCCCGTGCATCGTCAAGGAGGACATGGGCCTTGCAGAGAACTGCGACTATGGCCCCTGTGTACAGGACGACTCGTACGACTGTGCGTACAAGACGCGGCTTTTGGACTACAAGGTCGCCGGGGAGGGGACGGCCGGCGAGCAGGTCAGGCTGGACCCGCTCGCCGAAAAGACGTACATTGACAAGCTGAAAAAGCAGTCCAAGATTGTGGAACTCGAATGGCGGCCGTGCCACTACTTCCACCAGCGGTGGATTGGCGCAAAGGCAAGCCACACAGTCTACAACTACCGCTACTTTCTGTCCGACATTTTCTACACCGGGACCACGCAAAAGCGCAAGCTCTTGGTGATGGACGAGGCGCACCAGATAGAGTCTGAGGTAGGCGACTTTCGCAGTTTCACCATCCACAAGAACGCGCTGCGCTTCCTCCCCCGGGTGCAGATGCCGGAGAAAAACGTCGAGGACGTCGAGCCGTGGATGGAGTTCTGCTCGTCCCTTAAGGACAAGATGCTAAAATTCATCGAACAGGCGACAGACGCCATCGAGCGGGGCAAGGTCGCCGAGCCGTACACCGAGCGCAACCTGATAGAAGCGATATCAAAGGAGAAGAACCTTGAAGCGCTGCTGTTCGACATGCGCTCAAACAAAAAGAACTGGATAGTGTCAAGCATCCAGCGCGACGCGCAGAACCAGCTGACGCGTGCCACGCTGACCCCACTTGAAACCTCCGGCTACTTTGGCGACATACTCGACAAGGGGACGATAAACCTGTTCATGAGCGCGACCATACTCTCAAAAGACTATTTGTGCAAGGTCTCCGGGCTAAAGCCGGATCATGTCAAGTTCGTCCAGGTACGCGACTCGGACTTTCCAGTGAAAAACAGGCCGATACACCTGATGAACGTGGCGTGGCTCAACGCCCGGTCGATGCAGGAAAGCATGCCCAAAATCGCCAAGGCTGTAGACAACATCATGACGATACACAAGAACGAAAAGGGCATAATCCACACGACGTCGTATTCGCAGCTGCAGTACATCCGCGACAACATCAGTCGGGAAAACGCGTCGCGCCTGATAGAGACAGGCTCTGCCCTTGGCAGGGAGGAAGTGCTTGAAAAGCACTACAAGAGCACTAGGCCGACCGTGCTCATATCGCCTTCGCTGCATCTAGGAGTCGACTTGAAGGACGACCTGTCGCGGTTTCAGGTGATAACAAAGGTCCCCTACCCTGACCTGACAGACAGGAAGGTCTCTGCGATGAAGGACCGCGACCAGCGCTGGTACACGTGGTACACGGTGCTCCGACTGGCGCAGTCGTACGGCCGGTCGATAAGGAGCGCCGACGACTTTGCCACGACGTACATCCTCGATTCCAGCATCACGTTCCTGCTAAAGAACGCGCAGGACATGGTGCCAAAGTGGTTTATGGAAGCTGTAAAGAACGCCTAGAACGTTTTTATGTTGTAGCGGCTCAAAAATAGCGGTTTGTCCGGCGACAGGGCCGCTCCGTCGAGCCAGCAGGCAGCAGCGCCTACGATATTTGGCATAAACGCCAGCGTAGCAGTAACCCTTGTCCTGATCTCGCCGATAATATTCACGCTCGTCCTTGACCCTGACTCGTTCAACCTCTCGTGGAACGAGGGCAGGGGAGGGTTCATCTTTGCAATGGCCTTTATCGCGGCCGAGCTTGTCGGCGTCAGGCAGCCGGTAAGCAATAAAAAATTTCTGGTAGTGGCCGGACTTGCCGCAATAACGATAGGCTATTTTGCAGCCCTTCCATACGGCCTGGATGATTCCATCCACGAAGCAGGCATTGCGTACAAGGTCTCGCTGATAAACAGCTGGGACTGGATGTGGGACTTTGTCGTGATGGCGCTCTTTGTCGGCGCTTCCCTTGCCGTGTTGTTTGGAAAGAGGTGGTACAAGATAGCGCCAGCGGGGGCGATATACCTTGCAGGAAGCGCAGTCATACTGTCGCTTGACGCGTTCTTTCCCTACGACACGCTTGGGCCGCTCCAGGTAATCGTGCCAGTTTACCTGCAAATAGACCAGGCAGTCATCAGGTTCATAGACACGAACATCATGGATATAGGCAAGGGAGTCGTCGCAACTGCGCATGACAACCTGCTTGTGCTAAACGGATTGCACGGGCCCTTTGCGCTAAAGGTGTTCTGGCCTTCGGCAGGCGTCCACAGCATGATAATCTATACGCTCGTGATGCTTGCGTTCCTGCTCAAGATGGAGATACCGCTAAAGCGCAAGCTCATCTACTTTGCGATAGGGACGTTTGGCACCGTCGCCGTGAACATTGTCCGCATAATATCGCTGACGATGTACGCGCTCATCGTGACCGTAAACCCAAAGGAATGGGAGGCGTTCCACTCTGTCGCCGGCGAGATAATGTTCCTGCCGTGGCTTGGCATCTACCTTGGAATCGTGATGTACACGGAGGGCAGGCGAATGCGCAGGATGCAGCAGGCAAGCAGCACTACTACTCCCCCTGCCTCGCCGTAAAATAGTCAAACAGCGTGTTCTGGCCAGAGCTGTCCTGAAAATCTGATATCCTCACGCCCAGCCTGCGCACGCTCCTCTTTTTCTCGCCCATTGCTTCGTCCAGCAGCGATCTTGCTGTAGAATGCAAGAGCTCAAAACTTGACGCGTGGGCCTTGAGCCCCCTTGACCTTGTGACGTTTTCAAGGTCATCGAGGACAAGGATTATCCCGACCGAACCAAACGCCACCTTTTTTTCAGTCGCGCTTTCATAGACGTCCCTGCATATCTCTTCAAGGTCGGCGTACATCTCTTCTGCGCTCTGCGCGTCCTTTTTCAGCGTGACGATGCGCATAATCTGCTGCCTGCGCTCGCCCTCCGCTGATTCCATGACGGGCTCGTCGTCGATTCCCTTTGCGGCATTGTGGATGTAGGTTGCAGTTTTCTTGCCAAACTCTTTTATCAGCCTGAAAAGGTCAAACGACGCAAGGTCGCCGGCAGTCTTTACTCCAAGCTCGGCAAGCCTGTCGCGCGTCTTGGGGCCAATCCCCGGTATTTTATCAACATCAAGCGCAGAGACAAACTGCAAGGCGTTTTCCGGCCGGACTACTGTCAGGCCGTCCGGCTTGTTGTAGTCGGATGCTATCTTGGCAAGCATCTTGTTCGGCGCAACGCCTACGGAGCATGTAAGTTTCGTGCGCTCTTGTACACGCTGCTTTACCGTGCGCGCAAGCGCTTCAGCGGCGTCAAACCTGCCATTGGCTCGCCCTGACACGTCGATAAAGCATTCGTCAATTCCTACATGCTCAAAAACATCAGCGTGCTCTTTAATCGCGGACATCGCGTTTTCAGATACCTGCCTGTAATAGCTTGCGTCAAGCGGCAGGAACAACGCATCGTCCACTCCTGCAAGTTTTGCCTTTGCGACTCTGATCGGGATGCCTGATTTTACTCCGTATTTTCTTGCGACATAGTTGGCGGTGCTCACCACGCCGCTGTCCTCGGTTCTGCCGGAAAAGACGCACACCAGCACCGGTCTTTGCCTTATCTCCGGCCTGCGGACCTCTTCACACTGGGCGAAAAAATAGTCAAAGTCGATGTGCATGACAACCCTATGCGGAGGCGCCAACAATGGCTGGTATTAGCGCGTCTGCGTAATTAACTGCTACTGGCCGTTCAGGACAGACACTCCGGGCATCTCGTCCCCTGCAAGGTAGCGCAGGGTCGCGCCGCCTCCGGTGGAGACGTGGCTCACCTCGTTTTCGGCGACACCGGATTTCTTCATGGCCTCGAGCGTGTCGCCTCCGCCAATGAGCGTCTTGGCGCCCCGCCAGTAGGCAAGCGCCATGCTCTTGGCAATGTTGACCGTGCCGTTTGCGAACGCCCTGACCTCGAACATGCCCATCGGGCCGTTCCAGAATATCATGCCTGCGCCGTTTGTGCCGCTCACTTCTGTGGAATAGCGCTCTATCGTCTCATTGCCAATGTCAAAGCCGGCCATGCCGTCGGGTATGTCGCCCTTGACCATGGTTATCGACGTGTCGGCCGGCGACATGGCCGCAACGTGGTCAGTGGGGAGCATTATCTTGTCGCCGTAGGACGCAAGGGCCTTTGACACCCACGGCAGGTGCTCGTTGTCGATGAGCGATTTTCCTGTCTTGAAGCCTTTTGCCTTCAGGAAAGTGTACGCCGCCGCCCCGCCGATTATCACCTTGTCCGACTTTAGGAGCAGGTGCTCCAGCGCTCCGATCTTGTCCTTTATCTTGACGCCTCCAACAACCACCTTGAATGGCCTTATCGGGTTGTCCTTCATCATCGACAGGTACTCGACTTCCTTTCTCAGGTTAAAGCCTGCAAGCCGCGCGTCGACGAGCGTGGCCATGCCGTAGGTGGAGGCGTGCTTTCTGTGCGACGTGCTGAATGCGTCGTTTATATAGATGTCTGCAAGGCTTGCCAGTTTCTTGCAGAATTCCGAGTCGTTGGTTTCTTCTTCCTTGTAAAAGCGCAGGTTCTCAAGGAGCAGTATGTCACCGTTGTTCATCTGGCTGATCTCGTTTTCAACTGCCTGGCCGACGCAGTCGTGTGCAAACCTGACCTTCATGCTGGACCTGCTGCCGACTATCTCTGACAGGCGCTTTGCCACCGGCGCAAGCGTGTAGTCAATGTCGCGGCCGTCGGGCCTGCCAAGGTGCGACGCAAGTATGACCTTTGCACCCCTCTTTGTGAGGTATTCTATCGTGGGTATCGTCATGCGGATGCGATAGTCCTCGCCCACGGTCCCATTGCTCACGCTGACGTTAAAATCGACCCTGACAAACACCCGTTTTCCGCTAAACTTCTTGTCGTCGAGATCGGTAAGGGTTCTGAGCGCCAATTGATGGGACAGCTAAAAGACAGGAGATTATTTACTTTTCCGAAAGAGACGCTAGAGTGAAAATCCTCAAAACACTTAATAAAATAATGGCGCCGCAAACCAAGCGTGAGTTTTGTTCCAAAAAGGGTTCTTGGCAAGTTCATGCACGTCACAGACCAGCCGCTAAAGAGGCCGGGCGGAAAATCACTGGTATATTTCATGGGCGCGGGCTTTTGCCCGTTCTGCGCAGCAGAACGCTGGGCCATAGTCAAGGCGCTGGAGCGCTTTGGGAAATGGGATGGAATAGCGGAGGACAAGAGTGCCGGCCACGACGAGAAATACCTCAACGTCCCGACGTTCAATCTGGCACGCGCAAAATACGAAAGCGACACGGTCGAGTTTGCCGGAAAGGAGACTGCCGACCGCAACTTTGAGCCGCTGCAAGAGCTTGACGACAAGGACTATGAGATTCTGGACATGTACAACCCTGACCAGATGATCCCGTTCCTGCTGATAGATGGCCAGTACATGCAAGTCGGCGCAGGCTATAGCCCTGAACTTATCCAGAACATGACCCACGACAAGGTCAGAGCAGAACTTGGCAACCCCAACTCTGCAATCGGCAAGGCAATCAACGCAGAGATTGACAACATTACTGCACTAATATGCAAGGCAACAGGCGGAAAGGGAAGCGCCTGCAACTCTGACAGCGTCAAGGCGCTGACTGCAAAATTATAAGAAGAGAAAAAGAGGGGAGGAGGAGTGTTTTTTATTCCTCTATCTTTGCGACCTGCGGCTTTAGCGCAGTGACACGCGTATAGGTCGGGCACCCGAGCTTGCTTGACGCAACCTTGAAGCCTTCCTTTGCCAGCGGGAGGTTTGCCGCAGTGACGTATGCCTCGAATATGACCTGATCCGGCTTGACTCTGGCCGCAAGGCCTGTTGCCTTGCCAAACGCGCGGCGCATTCCCTCCTGGAGACGGTCTGCGCCTGCCGTTGCGATCATCTTGTTCTCCCTGAGTATGACGTGGGGATAGACCCTCAGCATCGAGAAAAAGCTCATCTCACCTGCCGTTGCCATCCTCTTGTTTGCAGCCAGCCTGGCTGCCTCTAGGGCGTTGTGCCTGATCTGGATCTTTTCCGTGACGACGAGTTCCAGCTTGTAATCATAATCCTGGCTTGCCTGGCCGGATGCAAACCTTGCTATCTTGATCTGTGGCTTGCCAGCGATGTATTCGCGCCTTACATAAGGCATCCCGCGCGTCTCACGATAATTTACTCCCTTCATATCTCTATGCACTAAATTTGAATGCTTAAATGTGGAAGTCTGCTGTGATTTAATCGTTATGTCCTCTTCCCCTCCTACCTCTCCTGCACCGTTCCCGGAAAGGCAGCAGCAGACGGCATCGGCAGAGGAGGCGCAGCCTGCGGTGGTGGAGGCAAGGCTTGCCGGCGGGGGCAAGGTGCTGATAGACGAAACAAGGTCGCAGGACGAGCTTCGCACCCGAGGCTTTGGCGAGCGTGAAGGGCAGGAATACGTGCTAAAGCCGTACGAGGCGCTGTACCTCTTGCAGGCAAAGCGACTTGTGTTCGCCAGCAAAAAAGACGTCACTTTTGATTCACTCTTTGAACATTTGCTAAAGCACGACCGGAACATCATGACCAAGTTCCTCGTCTACCGCGACCTTAGGAGCCGGGGCTACGTCGCAAAAGAGGGCTTTGGCTTTGGCGATGATTTCCGCGTCTATGAAAGAGGCGAGTATGAAAAAAAGCCTGCCAAGTACGTGGTCTTTGGGATAAACGAAGGCGCAAACGTGACTGCAAGGAGCTTTGCGAGCGCCATCGAGCAGATTGAAAAGATGGGCAAGGAGGCGGTGGTGGCAGTTATTGAAAGGCGCGGCGAGGTAATCTACTACAAGGCATCCAAGATGCGCTTCTCGCAGAACAAGCACGACACTTTTCTAGTCCGGTGATGATGGCGGCGGCAACCCCCGACGAGCCAAAGTTCAAGGAGGTGTATTGCGCCGACTGCAAGATGGTCCTTGCAAGGTACTCTGTCAAGTATTTCACGGACGCAGACATCAACGAGCTTGTGCACGTCCACTACTCGGCGCACATCAAGGAAGGACACGCCATCGAGATCCGCATGTCCGTGTAAACGATTTATAGCCCTGCAGGCTTCTCTTGCCCATGCAACGTAACCTCTGCGAGAGGGTTATCAAGCTAGACAAGAACATACGCTTTGCAGGTATCGTCAACGCAAACGGCGAGGTCATCGAGGGCGGCTTCCAGCAGGGGATACAGCCGCTCCTGAACGGCCCTGCCGAGCAGCAGATGTACATACAGTCGCTCTCCAACGTCGTGACGCTCAAGCAGTACGCGGACAGGCTCGGCGCCTTCCGCTACAGCATAACAGAACACGACAAGGTCACGCTTCTCACCTTCCCGCTAGGCGACGGCATCCTGTGCGTCTCTGCCTCCTCGAAGGCAGACTCGGCAAAGATCAGGAACAAGGTATCGGCCCTCCTGAAGGAAAAACCAAGGCACAGCAAGAAGGTTTAATAGTGTAATGGCTAAAAGGTTAAATGCATGGTAGCCTCCTCCGAGGCAAGGTTGGCCAAGCGCTTTTGCGAGCACTGCTTTTACCGCGGCGATGAATCCGAGTTTCTCGCAGCAGCCGACTTTTGCATCGAGTGCATGAGCGTGCACGCGCACTGCCCCAAGTGCAAGTCCAGCTTCCACAGCGTCCACGTGGTCGAATAGTAATAATAATGATAAAAGATTTTTACACGGTTCTTTCCTTTGGTTAGCGTTGCAGGGTGATGACGAAGTGTACAGTCCCCCTATTATCTGCCTGCGTCGGCAGAAAAATGAAGAGAATTTACCGGACTGCCGAGCCTTGCAGCATCGTAGTACAGTTTAGAATCATCTAATAGATTTAGTATTGCTAAAATTCTTTCAGAACGACATTTATCTTATAGACGTATTTTTTACCTCATGAATATTGCCGATTCTGAGGTCTCGCAGGTAATTATAGCTCGAACATGCGGCTGCAAAGAACTTGGAAGAAAGGTCACGTACAATTTCGCAGATCCTTATCATGCCCTGTGCCTTGACAAGAAGGACATCATACTTGCGCAGCTACAAGCCTGCGAAATTCTGCTAAAATATGCTGGCGACGATCCCGACAGAAAGGTCGTAGAAAAGGAAATTGCCGAACTGCGCATGGCAATGGACCTCCTGACCTGAGCCGCAGGAGGATGATGGCGCAATTGTAACGTCGCAACAATTCCGAGAATATGAAAAGAAGATCCGCAAGGCCAGCTTTGTGTTATGCCCGTCGTGCTACTGGTGCGCGACATACTTCCTTGCCGATGACATGTTTCCGAAATGCCCTTCGTGCGGCAGCGTCGTTATTGACTCTATTCCGATTTCAGAAAGCGAATTTTACGATGTAAACGTGGCCGGGAACGGCAACGTGGAGTTGAGGTTCAGAAGGGGCGCCTGACGCTGCAAGTTCCACCTGTCGGAAAAGGGCTTTAACATTTTTAATTCACCAGCCCGTAGCCGTTTCTGTAGTGAAATACGACCAGCTGTGCGCCGAGCTTGCAGGTCTTGAAGAGAGCATAGTGGCGACCTTTGTGCTTTCAGACAAGGTCGCAGGAATGCACGTCAAGATGAACGTGCCAAAAATAAAGGAGGAAGACGCCCAGCTGCTTGCAGATCAGACTGCCACCGTGATAGGCATAACGCGCACAAACGAAAGGTTGTTTGGCAAGGTGGGCTTTTTGCTGGTGCACCACGAATTCGTGGACGGGATATTCTTCCCCGTGGACGACGACATAACGGTGCTGATTGGCCTCGTGCAGCCATATGATCAGGCCAAGGTTGTCGAAAAGGTGTGCAAAAAGATAGGCTCTGCCTTTCCACAGTGAAATTGTATTGCGCAAATCTCAAGATCTTCAAAACTGTGATGATGATGTGTTGGCGCATGTCAATACACGTGCTTAAAGCTAAATTGCGGAATTGCATTCTGCCTTTTGTGAAAAGGTGTCCCAAACACGGCAGAGGCAAGTACAGCAAGCAGTTTGATACCTATTACTGCTCCGAGTGCGACAGGTGGCTTGAGAAGAAATGTCCCACTCCCAAACTATGCCTGCTCTGTGCCAACAGGCCGCGCAAACCAAGTCTGGTCCAACGATAGCCACGCGCCTGTAGGACCTCTGCACGAGCCCTTTGCATCGGAATTGTTCTCATGTCTGGCCTTGCGGGATAGGCAAATATTCGGCTATTGTAGAAGTCAAATTGCGGGGTAGGCCTCGAGCACGCCTTTATACTCCAAATCCATGCGTAGACGTGCACACCAATTGTTTAACTACGGTCTACTCCGCGTCTTGTGTCGCGCCGATCCCAGCGACTGTGCTGCTATTCTGGACAGCCTGAAAAAAGCCGCAAGCATGATGAATGCGCTCAATGGCAAAGTTAGGTCGGGCCAGCGATCACATGCAGCAGATGTATTATTTGCTAGAACCAAGCTGGATAAAGATCCAGCAGGGTTGCCGATCTACTCTATCATTCTGTTCTAGCCTTGTGACTCGCCGCCGCTTTTGTGGTCCTGAAGGTTTGGTTTTTCTTCCTCACTAACTTGCGGGGCAACATCCTTTGGTTTTTCCTCCGTGGCTGGTGATGGCGATGACGATTGCGATGGCGCCTGTTGTTGTCCCTCGCTTACGATCTCTGCCGTGGCAAACCTCGCACCGACGTTGGTGATTCTTACCTTGGCCTTCTGTCCTACTTTTCCGCCCTTGACAAAGATCACAAACCCCTGAATCCTGGCAATCCCGTCTCCCTGCCTGCTGATCTCTGAGATTTGCACCTCGTATTCCTTGCCGGTCTCAACCGGTTTTGGGCCGCCGA
The sequence above is drawn from the Nitrososphaera viennensis EN76 genome and encodes:
- a CDS encoding DUF929 family protein, whose product is MSFVPKRVLGKFMHVTDQPLKRPGGKSLVYFMGAGFCPFCAAERWAIVKALERFGKWDGIAEDKSAGHDEKYLNVPTFNLARAKYESDTVEFAGKETADRNFEPLQELDDKDYEILDMYNPDQMIPFLLIDGQYMQVGAGYSPELIQNMTHDKVRAELGNPNSAIGKAINAEIDNITALICKATGGKGSACNSDSVKALTAKL
- a CDS encoding 50S ribosomal protein L16: MKGVNYRETRGMPYVRREYIAGKPQIKIARFASGQASQDYDYKLELVVTEKIQIRHNALEAARLAANKRMATAGEMSFFSMLRVYPHVILRENKMIATAGADRLQEGMRRAFGKATGLAARVKPDQVIFEAYVTAANLPLAKEGFKVASSKLGCPTYTRVTALKPQVAKIEE
- the endA gene encoding tRNA-intron lyase → MSSSPPTSPAPFPERQQQTASAEEAQPAVVEARLAGGGKVLIDETRSQDELRTRGFGEREGQEYVLKPYEALYLLQAKRLVFASKKDVTFDSLFEHLLKHDRNIMTKFLVYRDLRSRGYVAKEGFGFGDDFRVYERGEYEKKPAKYVVFGINEGANVTARSFASAIEQIEKMGKEAVVAVIERRGEVIYYKASKMRFSQNKHDTFLVR
- a CDS encoding DUF6659 family protein translates to MQRNLCERVIKLDKNIRFAGIVNANGEVIEGGFQQGIQPLLNGPAEQQMYIQSLSNVVTLKQYADRLGAFRYSITEHDKVTLLTFPLGDGILCVSASSKADSAKIRNKVSALLKEKPRHSKKV
- a CDS encoding TRAM domain-containing protein, which encodes MSYGGRSNYGGGRGYGGGRGFGSDRGFGGPKPVETGKEYEVQISEISRQGDGIARIQGFVIFVKGGKVGQKAKVRITNVGARFATAEIVSEGQQQAPSQSSSPSPATEEKPKDVAPQVSEEEKPNLQDHKSGGESQG